The Fictibacillus arsenicus genome contains a region encoding:
- the addA gene encoding helicase-exonuclease AddAB subunit AddA, translated as MKTLIPKPEGSTWTDEQWQAIQARGENILVAAAAGSGKTAVLVERIITMIRERSADVDRLLIVTFTNAAAAEMRKRIGEAIDKELTHHPSSLHLRRQLNLLNKASISTLHSFCIEVLRKYYYETDLDPGFRVAEETEAELIRQEVIEELFEEEYSKGEEHIFYQVVDAYSSDRNDMDLQKLVLSLYDFARSHPDPEGWLDQMADTYEINASSIDDLPWTKELLADISLQLEGLQAMAVRARDLAEVPGGPLPYAATLEEDLDFLKSLNRVKESWSELYEVFQTYEPPKLKAVRGKDVDEELKNKVKAMRDTIKKKMGSLKEEFFERHPDSYVAHIEEMAPIVRELSSLVKAFGRRYSLAKREKSLVDFGDLEHYCLQVLKGEGSTMENPVPSDAATEYRERFVEVLVDEYQDTNFVQESIVRLVSKDSDSGNMFMVGDVKQSIYRFRLAEPLLFLSKYKQFTKEGGNGLRIDLAKNFRSRNGVLQATNYLFRQIMNETVGEIEYSEDAELKLGADYYPDQPGNEPELILINKSQPVVDEEGLESGELEKSDLETVQLEARVIAERIKEIVGTTGNSPHLVFDKKTKMMRLAKYKDIVMLFRATSQWAPVILEEFKQQGIPAHAELSTGYFDVTEIHVMMSLLKVIDNPLQDIPLAAVLRSPIVGLTGEELAIVRLIQKKDSYLGAVELYSQEGDNSEIKEKVSLFLKQLESWRHQARQGSLADLIWDIYRETGYFDYVGGLAGGKQRQANLRALYDRAKMYESTSFRGLFRFLRFIERMQERGKDLGAARALGEQEDVVRIMTIHKSKGLEFPIVFVGGLNKQFNTRDLKEKVLLHKELGLGTQYINPVYRVTYPTLPRLAIIGRKKMELIAEEMRVLYVALTRAKEKLYLVGTVNDIEKSVESWSDSLYEESWLLPDHERAGVKSYLDWIGRAVIRHKNAGPLLSVLGTGERGRGEVFIDETDWKITILPASDYEELEMAQEQKQEELLLKLQKFEPVDIASDSKDEISHRLEWQYQHKSSTATRSKQSVTELKKQFQTADEYSSTDLVKAAQPAIHERPRFMQESQLNAAEAGTAMHMVMQHVDFTKSQTLEDLQEQLATMEARELLTGEQARYIQLDQIKEFIDGPLGQRIIDNGSFQREIPFSMALPLSEIKENWSGEEEHVLVQGVIDCLVEEDDGFILIDYKTDKIKNRFTNGFSGAKETFLNRYEMQLTLYAKAIERILKKPVKESYLYFFDGGHILQVK; from the coding sequence TTTATTGAACAAAGCTTCCATCTCTACACTCCATTCTTTTTGTATTGAAGTTTTAAGAAAGTATTATTATGAAACAGATCTTGATCCAGGGTTCAGGGTAGCAGAAGAAACAGAAGCTGAACTTATCCGTCAGGAAGTGATCGAGGAGCTTTTTGAAGAAGAGTACAGCAAAGGAGAAGAACATATTTTTTATCAGGTGGTTGATGCCTATAGCTCAGATCGGAATGATATGGATCTTCAGAAGCTTGTTCTTTCACTCTATGATTTTGCAAGGAGCCATCCAGACCCTGAAGGCTGGCTCGATCAAATGGCTGATACTTACGAGATCAATGCTTCGTCCATCGATGACCTTCCTTGGACAAAAGAACTTCTTGCGGATATTTCCCTGCAATTAGAAGGACTGCAAGCTATGGCCGTTCGTGCGCGTGATCTGGCAGAAGTCCCGGGAGGACCCCTTCCTTATGCAGCGACACTGGAAGAAGACTTGGACTTTTTAAAGTCTCTGAATCGTGTGAAAGAGAGTTGGAGCGAATTATATGAGGTTTTCCAAACCTATGAACCTCCAAAGCTAAAAGCGGTCAGAGGAAAAGATGTTGATGAAGAACTAAAGAATAAAGTAAAAGCAATGAGAGATACCATTAAAAAGAAAATGGGCAGTTTGAAAGAAGAATTCTTTGAACGACATCCTGATTCCTATGTTGCACATATAGAAGAGATGGCACCGATCGTAAGAGAGCTGTCATCTCTTGTAAAAGCATTCGGCCGCAGATATTCATTGGCAAAGCGCGAAAAATCACTCGTCGATTTTGGAGATCTTGAGCATTATTGCCTGCAGGTATTAAAAGGTGAAGGTTCAACAATGGAAAATCCGGTTCCTTCTGATGCAGCAACTGAATACCGTGAGCGGTTTGTCGAAGTTTTAGTAGATGAATATCAAGATACAAACTTTGTTCAGGAATCCATTGTCCGTCTCGTTTCAAAGGACTCGGATTCAGGAAACATGTTCATGGTTGGAGATGTGAAACAGTCTATCTACCGTTTCAGGCTTGCTGAACCGCTTCTCTTTTTATCAAAGTATAAGCAGTTCACAAAAGAAGGCGGGAATGGACTCCGAATCGATCTTGCCAAAAATTTCAGAAGCCGAAACGGAGTACTTCAGGCTACGAACTATTTGTTCAGGCAGATTATGAACGAAACAGTCGGAGAGATTGAATACAGTGAAGATGCTGAACTTAAATTAGGAGCAGATTATTACCCGGATCAGCCGGGGAATGAACCTGAACTGATTTTGATTAATAAAAGCCAGCCTGTTGTTGATGAGGAAGGTCTTGAGAGCGGTGAACTGGAAAAGTCAGACCTTGAGACTGTTCAGCTGGAAGCGCGTGTGATCGCTGAAAGAATAAAAGAAATAGTCGGGACAACAGGGAATTCTCCTCATCTTGTTTTTGATAAAAAAACAAAGATGATGCGTCTAGCAAAGTACAAAGACATTGTCATGCTTTTTAGAGCAACCTCACAATGGGCGCCTGTTATATTAGAAGAATTTAAACAGCAGGGAATTCCTGCACATGCGGAACTTTCAACTGGATATTTTGACGTGACGGAAATCCATGTGATGATGTCACTTCTGAAAGTAATCGATAATCCTCTTCAAGATATCCCGCTTGCAGCAGTTCTCCGATCTCCGATTGTAGGTCTGACAGGTGAAGAGCTTGCGATCGTCCGGCTCATTCAAAAAAAGGACAGCTATCTTGGAGCAGTCGAGCTATACAGCCAAGAAGGAGATAATTCAGAGATCAAAGAGAAGGTTTCACTATTCTTAAAACAGCTCGAATCATGGCGTCATCAGGCTCGTCAAGGTTCACTGGCAGATCTGATCTGGGACATTTATAGAGAAACAGGTTACTTTGATTATGTTGGCGGTCTTGCTGGAGGTAAACAAAGACAAGCAAACTTAAGGGCGTTATACGACCGTGCAAAAATGTATGAAAGCACATCTTTCCGCGGGCTGTTTCGTTTTCTTCGTTTTATCGAAAGGATGCAGGAACGCGGCAAAGATCTTGGAGCAGCAAGAGCGCTCGGTGAACAAGAAGACGTTGTGCGCATTATGACCATTCATAAAAGTAAAGGTCTCGAATTTCCGATCGTTTTTGTTGGCGGCTTAAACAAGCAGTTCAACACGAGAGACCTGAAAGAAAAAGTGCTGCTTCATAAAGAGCTTGGTCTCGGAACGCAATATATTAATCCGGTATACCGTGTAACCTATCCGACACTTCCCCGATTAGCGATAATCGGCAGAAAAAAGATGGAGCTTATCGCCGAAGAAATGCGTGTCCTTTATGTAGCACTGACACGTGCGAAGGAAAAATTGTATCTGGTCGGAACAGTGAATGACATCGAAAAATCGGTTGAAAGCTGGAGTGATTCTCTTTATGAAGAGAGCTGGCTGCTTCCGGACCATGAACGTGCGGGAGTGAAAAGTTATCTGGATTGGATCGGGCGTGCGGTTATCCGGCATAAAAATGCGGGCCCTCTATTATCTGTTCTAGGTACTGGTGAACGAGGAAGAGGAGAAGTTTTCATAGATGAAACAGATTGGAAGATTACGATCCTTCCAGCGAGTGATTATGAAGAACTTGAAATGGCACAAGAGCAGAAACAAGAAGAGCTCCTTTTAAAACTGCAAAAATTCGAGCCGGTGGACATTGCTAGTGATTCGAAAGATGAGATCAGCCATCGTCTAGAGTGGCAATATCAACATAAGTCTTCAACTGCAACGCGTTCTAAGCAATCAGTTACAGAGTTAAAAAAGCAATTTCAAACAGCAGATGAATACAGCAGTACGGATCTAGTAAAAGCGGCACAGCCTGCAATTCATGAACGTCCTCGATTCATGCAGGAATCTCAGTTGAATGCCGCTGAAGCCGGTACAGCTATGCATATGGTTATGCAGCATGTAGATTTTACGAAATCTCAAACTCTTGAAGACTTGCAGGAACAGCTTGCAACAATGGAGGCTAGAGAGCTTCTGACTGGTGAACAAGCCCGTTATATACAGTTAGATCAAATAAAAGAATTTATAGATGGACCACTCGGACAAAGAATCATAGACAACGGCAGTTTTCAGAGGGAGATTCCCTTTAGCATGGCTCTTCCCCTCTCGGAAATTAAAGAGAACTGGAGCGGGGAAGAGGAGCATGTTCTCGTTCAGGGTGTAATTGACTGTTTAGTTGAAGAAGATGATGGATTTATCTTGATCGACTATAAGACAGATAAAATCAAGAATCGCTTTACGAATGGGTTTTCCGGTGCAAAAGAAACGTTTTTAAATAGATATGAGATGCAGCTGACGTTGTACGCAAAAGCAATAGAAAGAATCTTAAAGAAACCGGTAAAAGAGAGTTATCTCTACTTTTTTGACGGTGGACACATTCTGCAAGTGAAATAG
- a CDS encoding metallophosphoesterase family protein, producing MRLLHTADWHLGRSLEGRSRLEEQQAFLDELVDIVTREKIDAVLMAGDVFDTVNPPAAAEQMFYETLARISRKGECPFIAIAGNHDHPDRLAASFPLSKELGITLVGLPTLELQRVPIKRTGEMLEIAALPYPSESRLKMLLSESAEELDVRSQYDDWVDSYFKEITSRYTPGNVHLAMSHLYVAGSKESDSERPVHIGGAYTVAAESLPAAAQYVALGHLHRPQIIKRAKTEARYSGSPLSYSFSESGQSKSVTIIDVEPNQKEKVEEIHLTCGKPLVAWEAKNGISEVFQGVQDGLHHNCWIDLSIHVQDALSMEEIQRLRKAHGGIVHIKPVFTEALGEQISVSAQKLPVDELFTAFYKRQTGGAIPDQELISLFLDLVGEEDGEGENAG from the coding sequence ATGCGATTGCTTCACACCGCTGACTGGCATTTGGGACGTTCTTTGGAAGGACGCAGCAGGCTTGAAGAACAGCAAGCTTTTTTGGACGAACTAGTAGATATTGTGACTAGAGAAAAAATAGATGCAGTTCTTATGGCAGGGGATGTATTTGATACGGTGAATCCCCCTGCAGCTGCTGAACAGATGTTTTATGAAACACTTGCCCGGATCAGCCGGAAAGGTGAATGTCCTTTTATCGCGATAGCTGGAAACCATGATCATCCAGACAGACTCGCAGCTTCTTTTCCGCTTTCGAAAGAGCTAGGAATCACGCTAGTAGGGCTTCCGACTTTAGAGCTGCAGAGGGTTCCGATCAAAAGAACGGGAGAAATGCTGGAGATCGCAGCACTGCCTTACCCGTCTGAATCCCGTTTGAAGATGCTGTTAAGTGAATCAGCCGAAGAACTTGACGTTCGCAGCCAATATGATGATTGGGTAGATTCCTACTTTAAAGAAATAACGTCAAGATACACACCTGGCAATGTGCACCTCGCAATGAGCCATCTATATGTAGCAGGAAGCAAGGAGAGCGATTCAGAACGCCCTGTTCATATCGGAGGGGCTTATACAGTAGCGGCAGAAAGTCTTCCTGCAGCTGCACAATATGTAGCTCTAGGGCATCTGCACAGGCCGCAAATCATAAAGCGTGCTAAAACCGAAGCGCGTTATTCTGGATCTCCGCTATCATATAGTTTTTCAGAAAGCGGTCAATCAAAATCTGTAACGATTATTGATGTGGAACCCAACCAAAAGGAAAAAGTAGAGGAGATCCACTTAACGTGCGGCAAGCCACTTGTAGCATGGGAAGCAAAGAATGGCATTTCTGAAGTCTTTCAAGGTGTTCAGGATGGTCTGCATCACAATTGCTGGATTGATCTGTCGATTCATGTGCAGGATGCTCTTTCGATGGAAGAGATTCAGAGACTCAGAAAAGCGCATGGTGGTATTGTTCATATAAAGCCTGTTTTTACAGAAGCTCTTGGTGAACAGATCAGTGTTTCTGCACAAAAGCTTCCGGTAGATGAGCTTTTTACAGCATTTTATAAACGTCAGACTGGCGGAGCTATTCCTGACCAAGAACTGATTTCACTTTTCCTCGATCTCGTAGGTGAAGAGGATGGGGAAGGAGAGAATGCAGGATGA
- a CDS encoding SbcC/MukB-like Walker B domain-containing protein: MRPLHLSVSGLQSFRESQTIPFSELCSGGVFGIFGPTGSGKSTILDAVTLALYGKVERAAGGTHGIMNQAEDKLSVSFSFQLGQGDAEKNYTIERSYKRTGEHTIRTSTSRLIESVNGESVVHADKERDVTRLVQELIGLTIEDFTRAVVLPQGKFAEFLSLKGADRRQMLQRLFQLEKYGDVLNQKLKKRSDEQKIRLNEITAEQAGLGDASQEALQEAESQLKEKEQVLLNISELLKAEEEKYKDKKAFWETQSENEKLLLRQKELDLQLPEMEQLRQCHKKAVMADRLNPYAEEWIESNKVKKELGMEKEQLELKAEKLKKLFDEHEKQYEQAKDTKDKEEPELIRKLSVLEEAFGWEKDLHEKIAELKKETKKLSEMESSYSLGKKSEEDAIGLLEKGKNKQNSLKEELTAIEISQKERAVMQSALLLSQRYRSFQNEEQNIQNELKQAVKNLESMNQNIKHVKSTINTSIDNWKDLSSDVLSLYNDAQNAIRENESLSLSLQETLKREKENHETLKIQHLAAQLSSQLEENEPCSVCGSTVHPSPFKDSTNGLDNNEETVEYLEAAKVTLQNMNRDLNHLAETLEKLSNKIWTKMNMPSEETAAARDAAVTENVKTDRTFDVEKMNNHSIKVKGVVQDQLSIEDRFEALTSRFDEQQKQLEHLTFNCEYAEKQVDELQQKLTANKEFKKQIAAEWKEAEISFELECLHEVKERFEQREARQHEIQESLKTAADFLDKQNSKIEKRKEDNRKLEFSINTSKNQLENLNKDIQHLKEKLLDRLGDKKASEQYEAVDKQLKTVAAAYKYAVEQYECSRKLFLEADKALHSIVQRFNDALKRSEKAHTQWNEKLQNSIFNSFEEYSDSVKDEASQQNWEQQLTIYSDQCKEVKAAIKALKAKLPEKPINEEEMLQQQTALNELKQVVDETREAVGQAKQNWIIIEKNHARFRELDDEKQKVSILLEQIGKLQSVFRGNAFVEFMAEEQLIHVTRDASSRLSKLTRGRYAIEVDSNSGFVIRDDANGGIKRPVTSLSGGETFLTSLALALSLSAQIQLRGKFPLQFFFLDEGFGTLDQDLLDTVVTALEKVQMENFAIGVISHVPELKARLTKRLIVEPAEHSGKGTRVRLDQL; this comes from the coding sequence ATGAGACCATTACATTTAAGCGTTTCTGGACTCCAAAGCTTCCGCGAATCACAGACCATACCTTTTAGTGAACTTTGTTCGGGTGGAGTGTTCGGGATCTTCGGACCAACAGGAAGCGGAAAATCAACAATTCTGGATGCAGTAACACTAGCTCTGTACGGTAAGGTGGAGCGTGCTGCTGGCGGAACACACGGAATTATGAATCAGGCTGAAGATAAACTCTCTGTTTCTTTTTCGTTTCAGTTAGGGCAGGGCGATGCCGAAAAAAACTACACGATTGAACGTTCCTACAAAAGAACAGGTGAACATACGATTCGGACGAGCACTTCTAGATTGATCGAGTCCGTTAATGGTGAATCTGTTGTACATGCGGACAAAGAAAGAGATGTTACAAGGCTCGTTCAAGAACTCATAGGCCTTACGATTGAAGATTTTACGCGTGCAGTTGTACTGCCACAGGGCAAGTTTGCTGAATTTTTATCGTTAAAAGGGGCTGACAGAAGACAGATGCTTCAGCGTCTTTTTCAGCTGGAAAAGTATGGCGACGTTTTAAATCAAAAGCTTAAGAAGAGATCTGATGAACAAAAGATCCGCTTGAATGAAATTACGGCGGAACAAGCCGGATTAGGCGATGCTTCACAAGAAGCCTTACAGGAAGCAGAGTCGCAGCTTAAAGAAAAAGAACAAGTTCTCCTGAATATTTCAGAACTTCTAAAAGCAGAAGAAGAAAAATATAAGGATAAAAAAGCATTTTGGGAGACACAATCAGAAAACGAAAAACTTCTTTTAAGGCAAAAAGAGCTGGACTTGCAATTGCCGGAAATGGAACAGTTGAGACAATGTCATAAAAAAGCTGTAATGGCTGACCGTCTTAACCCATATGCAGAAGAATGGATCGAATCCAACAAAGTAAAAAAAGAACTGGGAATGGAAAAAGAACAGCTTGAGTTAAAGGCAGAAAAGCTAAAAAAACTTTTTGACGAACATGAAAAGCAGTACGAGCAAGCGAAAGATACTAAGGATAAAGAAGAGCCGGAATTAATTAGAAAACTCAGTGTGTTAGAAGAGGCGTTCGGGTGGGAGAAAGATCTCCATGAAAAAATAGCAGAACTGAAGAAAGAAACTAAAAAACTTTCTGAAATGGAAAGCTCTTATTCTCTTGGTAAAAAATCAGAAGAAGATGCGATTGGTTTGCTTGAAAAAGGGAAGAACAAACAAAACTCTTTGAAAGAAGAATTAACGGCGATTGAGATCAGTCAAAAAGAACGTGCCGTAATGCAGTCTGCTCTATTGCTCTCACAGCGTTATCGAAGCTTTCAAAACGAAGAACAAAACATACAAAACGAACTTAAACAAGCTGTGAAAAATCTGGAATCGATGAACCAAAACATAAAACATGTAAAGAGCACGATCAATACAAGCATAGATAACTGGAAAGATCTATCAAGTGATGTTCTGTCATTATATAATGATGCACAAAATGCGATCAGAGAAAATGAAAGTCTGTCTCTTTCGTTACAGGAAACACTTAAGAGAGAAAAAGAGAATCACGAAACATTAAAGATTCAGCATCTCGCTGCCCAGCTATCTTCGCAGCTAGAAGAGAACGAGCCATGTTCGGTATGCGGCTCAACTGTTCATCCATCGCCATTTAAAGATTCAACTAATGGCTTAGATAATAATGAGGAAACAGTAGAATACTTAGAGGCTGCAAAAGTTACCTTGCAAAACATGAACCGTGATTTAAATCATCTTGCAGAAACGCTTGAAAAACTTTCAAATAAAATCTGGACTAAGATGAATATGCCAAGCGAGGAAACAGCTGCTGCCCGTGATGCTGCAGTAACTGAAAATGTGAAAACCGACAGAACCTTTGATGTTGAAAAAATGAATAATCACTCAATTAAAGTAAAAGGGGTTGTGCAGGATCAGCTCTCAATAGAAGACCGATTTGAAGCACTCACATCCCGCTTCGACGAACAGCAAAAGCAGCTTGAGCATCTGACGTTTAACTGTGAATATGCTGAAAAGCAAGTTGATGAACTTCAACAAAAACTCACAGCAAATAAAGAGTTTAAAAAACAGATTGCAGCTGAATGGAAAGAAGCAGAAATATCATTTGAATTAGAGTGCCTGCATGAGGTAAAAGAACGGTTTGAACAACGTGAAGCAAGACAGCATGAGATTCAGGAAAGCCTTAAAACTGCTGCCGATTTTCTTGATAAGCAAAACAGTAAAATTGAAAAAAGAAAAGAAGATAACAGAAAGCTTGAATTCTCCATTAACACGAGTAAGAACCAGCTGGAAAATCTGAATAAAGATATTCAGCATCTTAAAGAAAAGCTGCTGGACCGCTTAGGTGATAAAAAGGCAAGTGAACAATATGAAGCTGTTGATAAACAGCTTAAAACAGTTGCTGCCGCATATAAGTATGCTGTAGAGCAATATGAGTGTTCACGAAAACTTTTTTTGGAAGCTGACAAAGCATTGCATTCAATTGTGCAGCGTTTTAATGATGCTCTTAAAAGAAGCGAGAAAGCTCATACCCAATGGAATGAGAAACTGCAAAATTCAATTTTTAACAGCTTTGAAGAATATTCAGATTCTGTAAAAGATGAGGCTTCTCAACAAAATTGGGAACAGCAGCTGACTATCTATTCTGATCAGTGCAAAGAGGTAAAAGCGGCTATTAAAGCATTAAAAGCCAAACTTCCTGAAAAACCAATAAATGAAGAAGAGATGCTTCAACAGCAAACAGCTTTGAATGAACTTAAGCAAGTAGTAGATGAGACGAGGGAAGCTGTAGGACAGGCAAAACAGAACTGGATTATTATCGAAAAAAATCATGCTCGTTTTAGAGAGCTCGATGATGAAAAGCAAAAAGTGTCAATACTTCTGGAGCAAATCGGAAAGCTTCAAAGCGTGTTTAGAGGCAACGCTTTTGTTGAGTTTATGGCTGAAGAGCAGCTTATTCATGTCACTCGTGATGCATCGAGTCGTCTTTCTAAGCTCACAAGAGGACGTTATGCGATTGAAGTTGACTCCAACAGCGGCTTTGTCATTAGAGATGATGCAAATGGCGGAATTAAAAGACCAGTTACTTCTCTATCAGGCGGTGAAACATTTCTGACTTCACTCGCATTAGCATTATCCCTTTCTGCACAAATACAGCTTAGAGGAAAGTTCCCGCTTCAATTCTTCTTTTTAGATGAAGGCTTTGGAACGCTAGATCAAGATCTTCTCGATACTGTAGTAACAGCACTCGAAAAAGTACAGATGGAAAACTTTGCGATTGGTGTCATATCACACGTACCTGAGCTGAAAGCCAGATTAACAAAGCGTCTGATTGTAGAACCCGCTGAACATTCTGGAAAGGGAACGAGGGTGAGGTTGGATCAGCTTTAA
- a CDS encoding Ger(x)C family spore germination protein, translating to MRKIFCFLPALIFLTGCWDQTMLNQTKLITAGGFDYTKDGKVLTTAAVPQSVATDAGKGNIVNQIFSASGYTARQSRLRLDRKVAERLDASKNQIILFGEDAAKKDLYQILDVFYRDPKSALNAKLAVAKGKASDVISTQFEEPKMSTGVGEYLRDSIRSAEESATVPKENIQTICPIMFDPGQDFALPYLEPMKKTVRIRGVALFHEHQMVGTISEPLSVIYTMLTGEKHTIAMNTTKKIFNNKKPELMNYVTIKIKNNNRSFNVDVSPEGKISAKIKLKMKVVVTEYPSDNLTTPAEVKIIEKKISKKMTEDAQKVIKKLQEMNSDPYGIGRHVMAYHYPVWEKLNWKKEYPKVDFTASIDVDVIGHGIIE from the coding sequence ATGAGGAAAATATTTTGTTTTCTGCCTGCTCTTATCTTTCTTACAGGATGCTGGGATCAAACGATGCTTAATCAAACCAAACTCATAACAGCTGGGGGATTTGATTATACAAAAGATGGAAAAGTGTTAACTACAGCTGCTGTTCCTCAATCTGTTGCAACAGATGCAGGAAAGGGTAACATCGTTAATCAAATCTTTTCTGCTTCGGGATACACGGCCCGGCAAAGTCGATTAAGGCTGGATAGAAAAGTAGCAGAAAGGCTTGATGCTTCAAAAAATCAAATTATTCTTTTTGGAGAAGACGCTGCAAAAAAGGACCTTTATCAGATTCTGGATGTTTTTTATCGGGATCCAAAATCTGCTTTAAATGCGAAGTTAGCTGTAGCAAAAGGGAAAGCGTCTGATGTGATCAGCACACAGTTTGAAGAACCTAAAATGTCTACAGGTGTCGGGGAGTATTTACGAGATTCCATTCGCAGTGCTGAGGAATCAGCGACTGTTCCAAAAGAAAATATACAGACGATTTGTCCAATCATGTTTGATCCAGGACAAGATTTTGCTCTCCCTTATTTAGAACCAATGAAAAAAACGGTAAGGATCCGCGGTGTAGCTTTGTTTCATGAACATCAAATGGTTGGAACAATAAGTGAACCATTATCTGTTATATATACGATGCTTACCGGGGAAAAGCATACAATAGCTATGAATACTACGAAAAAAATCTTTAATAACAAGAAACCTGAACTCATGAATTATGTAACGATTAAAATTAAAAACAACAATCGGTCCTTTAATGTAGATGTTTCCCCTGAAGGAAAAATTTCTGCAAAAATAAAATTAAAAATGAAAGTTGTCGTAACAGAATATCCAAGTGATAACTTAACTACTCCTGCTGAGGTAAAAATAATAGAGAAAAAAATCTCAAAAAAAATGACAGAAGATGCTCAAAAAGTAATCAAGAAACTACAAGAAATGAACAGTGACCCTTATGGCATCGGCAGACATGTAATGGCTTATCATTATCCGGTGTGGGAAAAATTAAACTGGAAAAAAGAGTATCCGAAAGTAGATTTCACAGCTTCTATTGATGTTGATGTGATCGGACACGGGATTATCGAATAA
- a CDS encoding GerAB/ArcD/ProY family transporter, which produces MNDHTITHRQLFFLIVQTQIGVGVLSLPYSLFTKAKIDGWIALIIAGLFIQFSILAIWKLCDRFPQNTIYDILPKIMGKNLGLVFNFIYTLHFSFISILILIMYNSIVGKWILFETPHWVIIFIMAFAGWYFITSTPREIARFFVLVTPLLLILVGFILYSYTDVHLLYIFPVGHTGILTIIKSSSDAIVALLGFDVALVFLAYSNGTPAKKIKVISFASFCITVLYGFIVFTTYIYFNPEEIVIVPEPVLYMLKAFSFSIIERTDLIFLSIWIISVATSFISYLFIAAKGVQSLFRLQHHQSAAPYIAIFCGLIAIIPNEKLEILVWNKYISLTSLIFSGLFPIVLLLIAVLRKKQEKGAAPS; this is translated from the coding sequence ATGAATGATCATACGATCACGCATAGACAGCTTTTCTTTTTGATTGTTCAGACACAAATCGGTGTCGGTGTATTATCTCTGCCCTATTCTTTATTTACTAAAGCAAAGATAGATGGCTGGATTGCCCTGATCATTGCAGGGTTGTTCATTCAATTTTCAATCTTAGCCATTTGGAAACTTTGTGATAGATTTCCACAGAATACGATTTATGACATCCTCCCAAAAATAATGGGAAAGAACTTAGGTCTGGTGTTCAACTTCATTTACACGTTGCATTTTTCGTTTATTTCTATTTTAATCCTGATCATGTATAACAGCATTGTCGGTAAATGGATTTTATTTGAGACTCCCCATTGGGTCATTATTTTTATCATGGCTTTTGCAGGATGGTATTTCATTACGAGCACACCGAGGGAAATAGCGAGATTTTTTGTACTCGTCACACCGCTATTATTAATTTTGGTTGGTTTTATCTTGTACTCCTATACAGATGTTCACCTGCTTTACATCTTTCCGGTCGGACATACCGGAATACTTACCATTATTAAAAGCTCTTCAGATGCGATCGTTGCTTTATTAGGATTTGATGTTGCACTTGTGTTTTTAGCCTATTCGAATGGTACACCTGCAAAAAAAATAAAAGTCATCTCGTTCGCTTCATTTTGTATCACAGTCCTTTACGGATTTATCGTTTTTACAACCTATATTTATTTTAACCCTGAAGAAATTGTGATTGTTCCGGAACCTGTTTTATATATGCTTAAAGCTTTTTCATTTTCAATCATTGAACGAACTGACTTAATATTTCTTTCTATTTGGATTATTTCAGTGGCTACTTCATTTATCAGCTATCTCTTTATTGCTGCAAAAGGCGTACAATCATTATTTAGACTTCAGCACCATCAGTCAGCAGCACCTTACATCGCCATTTTCTGTGGATTAATTGCGATAATCCCAAATGAAAAACTCGAGATTTTAGTTTGGAATAAATATATTAGTCTTACATCCTTGATTTTTTCAGGCTTGTTTCCAATTGTCTTATTGCTGATTGCAGTATTAAGGAAAAAGCAAGAGAAAGGGGCGGCACCTTCATGA